One part of the Streptomyces nigra genome encodes these proteins:
- a CDS encoding glutamate-5-semialdehyde dehydrogenase, giving the protein MTSLSPYDAMTPVTQAAYRAKAAAADLAPLPRAEKDDALLAIADALEVRTSEIVEANAKDIAKAREAGTSEAIVDRLTLTPERVRAIASDVRDVVALPDPVGEVVRGSTLPNGIDLRQVRVPLGVVGIIYEARPNVTVDAAALCLKSGNAVLLRGSASAYESNSALVRVIRDAVGGAGLPADAVQLVPGESRESVRELMRARGLVDVLIPRGGASLIQTVVAESTVPVIETGTGNCHVYVDAHADLDMAIDILINSKAQRVSVCNAAETLLVHQDIAPEFLPRALDALAEAGVTVHADDRVMAYAEDSKATVVEATAEDWETEYLSYDIAAAVVDSLERAVEHIRLWTSGHTEAIVTTSQQAARRFTQLVDSTTVAVNASTRFTDGGQFGFGAEIGISTQKLHARGPMGLPELTSTKYIVTGDGHIRR; this is encoded by the coding sequence ATGACCTCGCTCTCCCCGTACGACGCCATGACCCCGGTCACCCAGGCCGCCTACCGCGCCAAGGCCGCCGCGGCCGACCTGGCCCCCCTGCCGCGGGCCGAGAAGGACGACGCGCTGCTGGCCATCGCGGACGCCCTGGAGGTCCGCACCAGCGAGATCGTCGAGGCGAACGCCAAGGACATCGCCAAGGCCCGCGAGGCCGGCACCAGCGAGGCGATCGTCGACCGGCTGACCCTCACCCCCGAGCGGGTCCGGGCCATCGCCTCCGACGTACGGGACGTCGTCGCCCTGCCCGACCCGGTCGGCGAGGTCGTCCGCGGCTCGACCCTGCCCAACGGCATCGACCTGCGCCAGGTCCGCGTCCCGCTGGGTGTCGTCGGGATCATCTACGAGGCCCGCCCGAACGTCACCGTGGACGCCGCCGCCCTCTGCCTGAAGTCCGGCAACGCCGTGCTGCTGCGCGGCTCGGCCTCCGCGTACGAGTCGAACTCCGCGCTGGTCCGAGTGATCCGGGACGCCGTCGGCGGCGCCGGGCTGCCCGCCGACGCCGTGCAGCTGGTGCCGGGCGAGAGCCGCGAGAGCGTGCGCGAGCTGATGCGCGCCCGCGGCCTGGTCGACGTGCTGATCCCGCGCGGCGGCGCCTCCCTGATCCAGACGGTCGTCGCCGAGTCCACGGTCCCGGTGATCGAGACCGGCACCGGCAACTGCCACGTCTACGTCGACGCCCACGCCGACCTCGACATGGCCATCGACATCCTGATCAACTCCAAGGCCCAGCGCGTCAGCGTCTGCAACGCCGCCGAGACCCTCCTGGTCCACCAGGACATCGCGCCCGAGTTCCTGCCGCGCGCCCTGGACGCCCTCGCGGAGGCCGGCGTGACCGTGCACGCCGACGACCGGGTGATGGCGTACGCCGAGGACTCCAAGGCCACCGTCGTCGAGGCGACCGCCGAGGACTGGGAGACCGAGTACCTGTCGTACGACATCGCCGCCGCGGTCGTGGACTCGCTGGAGCGGGCGGTCGAGCACATCCGCCTGTGGACCTCCGGTCACACCGAGGCCATCGTGACCACCTCGCAGCAGGCCGCCCGCCGCTTCACCCAACTGGTCGACTCCACCACGGTCGCCGTGAACGCCTCCACCCGGTTCACCGACGGCGGCCAGTTCGGCTTCGGCGCGGAGATCGGCATCTCCACCCAGAAGCTGCACGCGCGCGGCCCGATGGGCCTGCCCGAGCTGACCAGCACGAAGTACATCGTCACAGGCGACGGGCACATCCGGCGCTGA
- the proB gene encoding glutamate 5-kinase, which yields MAGARQAVHEARRIVVKVGSSSLTTASGGLDADRVDALVDVLAKSRSGGEREIVLVSSGAIAAGLAPLGLRRRPRDLARQQAAASVGQGLLVARYTASFARYGVRAGQVLLTSDDMSRRAHHRNASRTLDKLLAMGAFPIVNENDTVATDEIRFGDNDRLAALVAHLVHADLLVLLSDVDGVYDGDPSTPGTSRIAEVRGPQDLAHVEIGSAGKAGVGTGGMVTKVEAARIAAAAGIPVVLTSAVHAAEALSGRDTGTYFHATGKRSADRLLWLQHASTPQGSLTLDDGAVRAVVERRKSLLPAGIAAVEGEFSAGDPVELRDGAGRAVARGLVNFDAKEIPQLLGRSTRELARELGAEYEREVVHRDDLVLLTP from the coding sequence GTGGCAGGGGCAAGGCAGGCCGTGCACGAGGCCCGCAGGATCGTCGTCAAGGTGGGCTCTTCCTCGCTGACCACCGCGTCCGGCGGCCTGGACGCCGACCGCGTGGACGCGCTGGTCGACGTCCTCGCCAAGAGCCGCAGCGGCGGGGAGCGGGAGATCGTCCTCGTCTCCTCCGGCGCCATCGCGGCCGGGCTCGCCCCGCTGGGGCTGCGCCGCCGCCCCCGTGACCTGGCCCGGCAGCAGGCCGCCGCAAGCGTCGGCCAGGGCCTGCTCGTCGCCCGCTACACCGCCTCGTTCGCGCGCTACGGCGTCCGCGCCGGCCAGGTGCTGCTGACCAGCGACGACATGAGCCGCCGCGCCCACCACCGCAACGCCTCACGCACCCTGGACAAGCTGCTGGCGATGGGCGCCTTCCCGATCGTCAACGAGAACGACACCGTCGCCACCGACGAGATCCGCTTCGGCGACAACGACCGGCTCGCCGCCCTCGTCGCCCACCTCGTCCACGCCGACCTGCTGGTGCTGCTGTCCGACGTCGACGGCGTGTACGACGGCGACCCCAGCACGCCGGGGACCTCGCGGATAGCGGAGGTGCGCGGCCCGCAGGACCTCGCCCACGTCGAGATCGGCAGCGCCGGCAAGGCGGGCGTCGGCACGGGCGGCATGGTCACCAAGGTCGAGGCGGCCCGCATCGCCGCCGCGGCCGGCATCCCCGTGGTCCTGACCAGCGCGGTCCACGCCGCCGAGGCGCTCTCCGGCCGCGACACCGGTACGTACTTCCACGCCACCGGCAAGCGCTCCGCCGACCGTCTGCTGTGGCTCCAGCACGCCTCCACCCCGCAGGGCTCGCTGACCCTGGACGACGGCGCGGTCCGCGCGGTCGTGGAGCGCCGCAAGTCGCTGCTGCCCGCCGGGATCGCCGCCGTCGAGGGCGAGTTCAGCGCCGGCGACCCTGTCGAACTGCGGGACGGCGCCGGCCGCGCGGTCGCCCGCGGTCTCGTCAACTTCGACGCCAAGGAGATCCCCCAGCTCCTCGGCCGCTCGACCCGCGAACTCGCCCGTGAACTGGGCGCCGAGTACGAACGGGAGGTCGTCCACCGCGACGACCTGGTGCTGCTCACCCCCTGA
- a CDS encoding polysaccharide pyruvyl transferase family protein codes for MVPVEEALEQDVIATNSGNLIFSDATHKILETPRTEVVSNGIRTDVSAAGRINEEFDAFVIPLANAFRPSFEAQLKRLTRLIEKLRIPVVVVGVGAQAGLGYNAARLKGIEPAVRAFVSAVLDRSASIGVRGEFTEKYLNDLGFRDVEVIGCPSLFLYGKELTVTKKEPALGAGSRIAVNGSHSAVKSQGLDRVIDRAHARYPHLRFIGQNLSDARQLHWRDLSDPNALVTAMPTHPEHPMYREDKVRVYIDPVTWIDDLRGFDFSFGSRIHGNIAALLAGTPATVLCGDSRTLELCRYFGIPHRRIDKLTGEVDPAALYEEADFGPLMSGHQERFERFTAFLDRNGLENTFTHGDGGAAFEERMRSLTFPAGIGPWNEVDLTSLSSRFAFLQRRVGELGKDNERLRRELGRATQSGGTLPTSVYRRARRVVGGPIRRALQSGR; via the coding sequence GTGGTCCCCGTCGAGGAGGCGCTCGAACAGGACGTCATCGCCACCAATTCCGGCAACCTGATCTTCAGCGACGCCACGCACAAGATCCTCGAGACGCCGCGCACGGAGGTCGTCTCCAACGGCATCCGCACGGACGTCTCGGCGGCCGGCCGGATCAACGAGGAGTTCGACGCCTTCGTCATCCCGTTGGCGAACGCCTTCCGGCCGTCGTTCGAGGCGCAGCTGAAGCGGCTGACCCGGCTGATCGAGAAGCTGCGCATCCCCGTGGTCGTCGTCGGCGTCGGCGCGCAGGCCGGGCTCGGCTACAACGCGGCCCGGCTGAAGGGCATCGAGCCCGCCGTGCGCGCGTTCGTCTCCGCCGTGCTGGACCGCAGCGCCTCGATCGGCGTGCGGGGCGAGTTCACCGAGAAGTACCTCAACGACCTCGGCTTCCGGGACGTCGAGGTCATCGGCTGCCCGTCGCTGTTCCTGTACGGCAAGGAGCTCACGGTCACCAAGAAGGAGCCCGCCCTCGGCGCCGGCTCCCGGATCGCGGTCAACGGCTCGCACAGCGCCGTGAAGTCCCAGGGTCTGGACCGGGTCATCGACCGGGCGCACGCCCGCTACCCGCATCTGCGCTTCATCGGGCAGAACCTCAGCGACGCGCGGCAGCTCCACTGGCGCGACCTGTCGGACCCGAACGCCCTGGTCACGGCGATGCCCACGCATCCCGAGCACCCGATGTACCGGGAGGACAAGGTCCGCGTCTACATCGACCCGGTCACCTGGATCGACGATCTGCGCGGCTTCGACTTCTCCTTCGGCTCCCGCATCCACGGCAACATCGCCGCGCTGCTCGCGGGCACCCCGGCGACCGTCCTGTGCGGTGACTCGCGGACGCTGGAGCTGTGCCGGTACTTCGGCATCCCGCACCGCCGGATCGACAAGCTGACGGGCGAGGTGGACCCGGCGGCGCTGTACGAGGAGGCCGACTTCGGCCCCCTCATGAGCGGCCACCAGGAGCGCTTCGAGCGGTTCACGGCGTTCCTCGACCGCAACGGCCTGGAGAACACCTTCACGCACGGCGACGGCGGCGCCGCCTTCGAGGAGCGCATGCGCTCGCTGACCTTCCCGGCGGGTATCGGCCCCTGGAACGAGGTCGACCTCACCTCGCTGAGCAGCCGCTTCGCCTTCCTGCAGCGCCGGGTCGGCGAACTGGGCAAGGACAACGAGCGGTTGCGGCGCGAGCTGGGCCGGGCCACCCAGAGCGGCGGAACGCTCCCGACGTCGGTCTACCGGCGCGCGCGCCGCGTGGTGGGCGGCCCGATCCGCCGGGCCCTGCAGTCGGGGCGGTAG
- a CDS encoding glycosyltransferase family 2 protein — translation MTQPDVSVIIGAYEAMPYLVECLASVEAQTIDPERIEIITVDDGSTDGTGEYLEEFAARAAMPVTVIRQENSGGPSGPRNVGLGKATGRYVFFLDADDRLGPEALERMVAMADRNGTDVVLGRIEGVNRGAPKSMWGRTLERTDVFSSNIRYTLSAQKLFRRELLTRHGMRFDESLWTGEDALFTMEAYLRADGVSVIADYTCYYLVGRDDGKHVTKSGGYELRFDSARALMHLIAEHLPAGERRDLLMTRPLTVTLLPQFGPRFAKDSEEVRRRKLELAKPLMDAYWTPGIARRLKVEERLRLHLVAEQRPELLVSVAKFLKDKKQPAALLERGGRRLYLAYPHFREAGAGIPDSVYLAEPREARAYPGYREGGPGTLLRRAARKAGRMLRSAAAATGGRAAAV, via the coding sequence GTGACGCAGCCTGATGTGTCCGTGATCATCGGGGCGTACGAAGCGATGCCGTATCTGGTCGAGTGCCTCGCATCGGTCGAGGCACAGACCATCGACCCGGAGCGCATCGAGATCATCACCGTCGACGACGGCTCGACGGACGGCACGGGGGAGTACCTGGAGGAGTTCGCGGCCCGGGCGGCCATGCCGGTGACCGTGATCAGGCAGGAGAACTCGGGAGGCCCGAGCGGCCCGCGCAACGTCGGTCTGGGGAAGGCCACGGGGCGCTACGTCTTCTTCCTGGACGCCGACGACCGGCTCGGTCCCGAGGCGCTGGAACGCATGGTCGCGATGGCCGACCGGAACGGCACCGACGTGGTGCTCGGCCGGATCGAGGGCGTCAACCGCGGTGCGCCGAAGTCGATGTGGGGCCGGACGCTGGAGCGGACCGACGTCTTCTCCTCCAACATCCGGTACACGCTGAGCGCGCAGAAGCTGTTCCGCCGTGAGCTGCTGACCCGGCACGGCATGCGCTTCGACGAGTCGCTGTGGACCGGCGAGGACGCGCTGTTCACCATGGAGGCGTATCTGCGGGCCGACGGCGTCTCCGTGATCGCCGACTACACCTGCTACTACCTGGTGGGCCGCGACGACGGCAAGCATGTGACCAAGAGCGGCGGCTACGAACTGCGCTTCGACTCCGCGCGGGCCCTGATGCACCTGATCGCCGAGCACCTGCCGGCGGGCGAGCGCCGCGACCTGCTCATGACGCGCCCGTTAACCGTGACCCTGCTCCCGCAGTTCGGGCCCCGGTTCGCGAAGGACAGCGAAGAGGTCCGCCGGCGCAAGCTCGAACTGGCCAAGCCCCTCATGGACGCCTACTGGACCCCCGGCATCGCCCGCCGGCTCAAGGTCGAGGAGCGTCTGCGGCTGCACCTCGTGGCCGAGCAGCGGCCCGAACTCCTGGTGTCCGTCGCGAAGTTCCTCAAGGACAAGAAGCAGCCGGCGGCTCTCCTGGAGCGCGGCGGCCGCCGCCTCTACCTCGCCTACCCGCACTTCCGCGAGGCCGGGGCCGGCATCCCCGACTCCGTGTACCTCGCGGAACCGCGCGAGGCCCGCGCCTACCCCGGATACCGGGAGGGCGGCCCGGGCACCCTGCTGCGGAGAGCGGCGCGGAAGGCGGGGCGGATGCTGAGGTCCGCCGCCGCCGCTACGGGTGGGCGCGCTGCGGCGGTGTAG
- a CDS encoding bifunctional cytidylyltransferase/SDR family oxidoreductase yields MSQHIAKPRTTAVILAGGTGQRVGLSIPKQLLKIAGKAVIEHTLTTFEKADSIDDVIVLMAPGYVPDIEKIVAKAGFTKVKKIIEGGATRNETTERAIQALGEGLAEGEDRNVLFHDAVRPLLSQRVIDDCVVALERFQAVDVAIPSADTIIVTRTHGEDGEFITEIPDRSRLRRGQTPQAFKLSTIKRAYEVAAEDPNFQATDDCSVVLKYLPDVPIQVVAGDEYNMKVTQPVDVFIADKLFQLASTAAPEQVSEEAYRELLTGKTIVVFGGSYGIGKDIAELAESYGANVYALGRSTTGTHVENPEEVDDALSKAYGETGRIDYVVNTAGVLRIGKLAETDNATIEEALKVNYLAPVQIARSSYKYLSETKGQLLLYTSSSYTRGRAEYSLYSSTKAAMVNLTQALSDEWAGDGIRVNCINPERTATPMRTKAFGQEPAGSLLSSEAVARTSLDVLLSELTGHVIDVRQQDPTAAAGKASGFEQALASVLDRQDGVA; encoded by the coding sequence GTGTCCCAGCACATAGCCAAGCCCCGTACCACCGCAGTGATCCTGGCCGGTGGAACCGGTCAGCGCGTGGGTCTGTCGATCCCCAAGCAGCTGCTGAAGATCGCCGGCAAGGCCGTCATCGAGCACACCCTGACCACCTTCGAGAAGGCCGACTCGATCGACGACGTCATCGTGCTGATGGCACCCGGATACGTCCCGGACATCGAGAAGATCGTCGCCAAGGCCGGGTTCACGAAGGTCAAGAAGATCATCGAGGGCGGCGCGACCCGCAACGAGACCACCGAGCGCGCCATCCAGGCCCTCGGCGAGGGCCTGGCCGAGGGCGAAGACCGCAACGTCCTCTTCCACGACGCCGTGCGCCCCCTGCTCTCGCAGCGCGTCATCGACGACTGCGTCGTCGCTCTGGAGCGCTTCCAGGCCGTCGACGTCGCCATCCCGTCCGCGGACACCATCATCGTCACGCGCACGCACGGTGAGGACGGCGAGTTCATCACCGAGATCCCGGACCGCTCCCGCCTGCGCCGCGGCCAGACCCCGCAGGCCTTCAAGCTGTCCACGATCAAGCGCGCCTACGAGGTCGCCGCCGAGGACCCCAACTTCCAGGCCACCGACGACTGCTCCGTCGTGCTCAAGTACCTGCCGGACGTGCCGATCCAGGTCGTCGCGGGTGACGAGTACAACATGAAGGTCACGCAGCCCGTCGACGTCTTCATCGCCGACAAGCTCTTCCAGCTGGCCTCCACCGCCGCTCCCGAGCAGGTGAGCGAGGAGGCCTACCGCGAGCTCCTCACCGGCAAGACGATCGTCGTCTTCGGCGGCTCGTACGGCATCGGCAAGGACATCGCCGAACTCGCCGAGTCCTACGGCGCGAACGTCTACGCGCTCGGCCGCTCCACCACCGGCACCCACGTGGAGAACCCGGAGGAGGTCGACGACGCGCTGTCCAAGGCGTACGGCGAGACCGGCCGCATCGACTACGTCGTCAACACCGCCGGTGTGCTGCGCATAGGCAAGCTCGCCGAGACCGACAACGCCACCATCGAGGAGGCGCTGAAGGTCAACTACCTGGCGCCGGTGCAGATCGCCCGCTCCTCGTACAAGTACCTGTCCGAGACCAAGGGTCAGCTGCTCCTCTACACCTCCAGCAGCTACACCCGCGGCCGCGCCGAGTACAGCCTCTACTCCTCCACCAAGGCCGCCATGGTGAACCTCACCCAGGCGCTGTCCGACGAGTGGGCCGGCGACGGCATCCGCGTGAACTGCATCAACCCCGAGCGGACCGCGACGCCGATGCGCACCAAGGCCTTCGGCCAGGAGCCCGCGGGCTCGCTGCTCTCCTCCGAGGCCGTCGCCCGCACGTCGCTCGACGTGCTGCTCTCCGAGCTGACCGGGCACGTCATCGACGTCCGCCAGCAGGACCCGACGGCGGCGGCCGGCAAGGCGTCCGGCTTCGAGCAGGCGCTGGCCAGTGTCCTGGACCGCCAGGACGGCGTGGCATAA
- a CDS encoding alkaline phosphatase D family protein, which yields MTGVSGSTSPDRRRVLTAGAAMLGAAASAQLWLPAAARATEKPLPDGVFSLGVASGDPLPDGVVLWTRLAPDPLNGGGMPGRAVPVAWEIADDERFRKPVRRGTAQARPELGHSVHVDVRGLRPGRTYWYRFRAGGQLSPTGRTRTAPHPASSGGRLRMALASCQNWQHGYFTPYADMAAQDPDVVLFVGDYIYESTPSSTGVRRHEGSGEPYTLDQYRNRYAQYRTDPDLAAMHAAAPWIVTFDDHEIDNDFAGEIPQDPDKQPHDAFVARLTAGYQAYYEHMPVRASAVPDGPRIRMHRRLEFGRLARLSVLDTRQYRSDQATTQEGAQDVARTMLGAGQKRWLLDGLRHSPARWNLIGSQIMMAETDLQVGEGKLWYYDAWDGYQAERNALLEELRHVRNPVVLSGDRHLTMVSDLKEDFADPRSDVVGAEFVGTSVSSNGDQDQDAFHREWDPRMPDNPHWKLLDAHRGYHLFDIRHDGIDARVRIVDTVRRPTATASTLARLRVEAGRPGVEMV from the coding sequence ATGACCGGTGTGTCCGGATCCACGTCGCCCGACCGGCGCCGAGTGCTCACCGCGGGTGCCGCGATGCTCGGCGCGGCGGCCTCCGCGCAGCTGTGGCTGCCCGCGGCCGCCCGTGCCACCGAGAAGCCGCTGCCGGACGGGGTGTTCAGCCTCGGCGTCGCCTCGGGCGACCCGCTGCCCGACGGCGTCGTGCTGTGGACGCGGCTCGCCCCCGACCCGCTGAACGGCGGCGGGATGCCCGGCCGGGCCGTCCCCGTCGCCTGGGAGATCGCCGACGACGAGCGGTTCCGCAAGCCGGTGCGCCGGGGCACCGCCCAGGCCCGGCCCGAGCTGGGCCACAGCGTCCACGTCGACGTCCGCGGTCTGCGCCCCGGCCGGACGTACTGGTACCGCTTCCGCGCGGGCGGGCAGCTCTCGCCCACCGGCCGCACGCGCACCGCCCCGCACCCCGCGAGCTCCGGCGGCCGGCTGCGCATGGCCCTGGCCTCCTGCCAGAACTGGCAGCACGGCTACTTCACGCCGTACGCCGACATGGCGGCCCAGGACCCCGACGTCGTCCTGTTCGTCGGCGACTACATCTACGAGTCGACGCCGTCGTCCACCGGGGTGCGGCGGCACGAGGGCAGCGGTGAGCCGTACACCCTCGACCAGTACCGCAACCGGTACGCGCAGTACCGCACCGACCCCGACCTCGCGGCGATGCACGCGGCAGCGCCCTGGATCGTCACCTTCGACGACCACGAGATCGACAACGACTTCGCCGGCGAGATCCCGCAGGACCCGGACAAGCAGCCGCACGACGCGTTCGTGGCCCGGCTGACGGCCGGCTACCAGGCGTACTACGAGCACATGCCGGTCCGGGCGAGCGCCGTCCCCGACGGCCCGCGCATCCGGATGCACCGCCGTCTGGAGTTCGGTCGCCTCGCGCGGCTCAGCGTGCTGGACACCCGCCAGTACCGCAGCGACCAGGCCACCACGCAGGAGGGCGCCCAGGACGTGGCGCGCACCATGCTCGGCGCCGGGCAGAAGCGGTGGCTGCTCGACGGGCTGCGCCACTCGCCGGCCCGCTGGAACCTCATCGGCTCGCAGATCATGATGGCGGAGACCGACCTCCAGGTCGGCGAGGGCAAGCTCTGGTACTACGACGCCTGGGACGGCTACCAGGCCGAACGCAACGCTCTGCTGGAGGAGCTGAGGCACGTCCGCAACCCCGTCGTGCTGTCCGGCGACCGGCACCTCACGATGGTCAGCGACCTGAAGGAGGACTTCGCCGACCCGCGATCCGACGTGGTCGGCGCCGAGTTCGTCGGCACGTCCGTCTCCAGCAACGGCGACCAGGACCAGGACGCCTTCCACCGGGAGTGGGACCCGCGGATGCCGGACAACCCGCACTGGAAGCTGCTCGACGCCCACCGCGGCTACCACCTCTTCGACATCCGCCACGACGGCATCGACGCCCGGGTGCGGATCGTGGACACCGTCCGCCGGCCCACGGCGACCGCGAGCACGCTGGCCCGGCTGCGGGTCGAGGCGGGCCGGCCCGGCGTCGAGATGGTGTGA
- a CDS encoding FG-GAP-like repeat-containing protein: protein MRRHGRAWRVALAVVAAATGAVTLPVAHAAAGGDASAGAGIRADFNGDGYADLAVAAPDATVDGKTGAGYVAVVYGSATGLRPASKQVVSQNTPGVTDSAETGDHFGSAVSTADLDGDGHTDLVVGVTGEDSVEGGAETGLLQVVWGGADGLSGGAPLAYGQDTYDRLSDRGRLAVGDVDGDGAADLVAVQGSADLRVIRGPFGRDGAGRGGEEVVRDDSDARFLDLATGDVDGDGVDDVVGTLNQGDEYDARHIVYWQGTPEGLAEGTVPRDARGRQLQGGEFVDVGDVNGDGFEDIVVGRSVDGYDSDLDTPIPLGGRVAFVPGSANGPVGTKAMYVNQDSAGVPGAAERGDGFGTDVTVADVNGDGYADVSVGVPGEDFDGLGNAGGTVVLRGARNGLTGTGAQGVNQDTAGVPGAAETNDVFGGATHLVDGDGDGRAELVVGAPGENENAGSVWVFPSSASGITPTGSSTFGAGTLGTVAAKARLAANFDD from the coding sequence ATGCGCAGGCACGGACGGGCATGGCGGGTGGCCCTCGCGGTCGTGGCGGCCGCCACGGGCGCCGTCACTCTTCCCGTGGCCCACGCGGCGGCCGGCGGCGACGCCTCGGCCGGCGCCGGGATCAGGGCCGACTTCAACGGTGACGGCTACGCGGATCTCGCGGTGGCCGCGCCCGACGCGACCGTCGACGGCAAGACCGGCGCCGGGTACGTGGCCGTCGTCTACGGCTCGGCGACCGGTCTGAGGCCCGCGTCGAAGCAGGTCGTCAGCCAGAACACGCCCGGTGTCACCGACTCCGCCGAGACGGGTGACCACTTCGGCAGCGCGGTGAGCACCGCCGACCTCGACGGCGACGGCCACACCGACCTGGTCGTCGGCGTCACCGGCGAGGATTCCGTCGAGGGCGGCGCCGAGACCGGACTCCTCCAGGTCGTGTGGGGCGGGGCGGACGGGCTGTCCGGCGGGGCGCCGCTGGCGTACGGGCAGGACACGTACGACCGGCTGAGCGACCGCGGCAGGCTCGCCGTCGGCGATGTGGACGGCGACGGTGCCGCTGACCTGGTCGCCGTGCAGGGCAGCGCCGATCTGCGGGTGATCCGGGGGCCGTTCGGCCGGGACGGCGCCGGGCGGGGCGGCGAGGAGGTCGTCCGGGACGACTCCGACGCGCGGTTCCTGGACCTCGCGACGGGCGATGTGGACGGCGACGGCGTGGACGACGTCGTCGGCACCCTGAACCAGGGCGACGAGTACGACGCCCGCCACATCGTCTACTGGCAGGGCACGCCGGAGGGCCTCGCCGAGGGCACGGTCCCGCGCGACGCCCGCGGCCGGCAGCTGCAGGGCGGCGAGTTCGTCGACGTCGGCGATGTGAACGGCGACGGGTTCGAGGACATCGTCGTGGGCCGCTCCGTCGACGGGTACGACAGCGACCTCGACACCCCGATCCCGCTGGGCGGCAGGGTCGCGTTCGTCCCCGGCTCCGCGAACGGCCCGGTCGGCACGAAGGCGATGTACGTCAACCAGGACAGCGCCGGGGTGCCGGGTGCCGCCGAGCGCGGCGACGGGTTCGGCACCGATGTGACGGTGGCCGATGTGAACGGCGACGGCTACGCGGACGTCTCCGTGGGCGTGCCCGGCGAGGACTTCGACGGGCTGGGCAACGCCGGCGGGACCGTGGTCCTGCGCGGCGCCCGGAATGGTCTGACCGGGACCGGGGCGCAGGGCGTCAACCAGGACACCGCCGGGGTGCCGGGCGCGGCGGAGACGAACGACGTGTTCGGCGGCGCCACGCATCTCGTCGACGGTGACGGCGACGGACGTGCCGAACTCGTCGTCGGTGCGCCCGGCGAGAACGAGAACGCCGGGTCGGTGTGGGTCTTCCCCTCCTCGGCGTCCGGGATCACCCCGACCGGCTCGTCCACCTTCGGCGCCGGGACCCTCGGCACGGTCGCCGCGAAGGCGAGGCTGGCGGCCAACTTCGACGACTGA